The following are encoded in a window of Conger conger chromosome 19, fConCon1.1, whole genome shotgun sequence genomic DNA:
- the LOC133119375 gene encoding ras association domain-containing protein 9-like: MAPFGKKFLKARLKNRAEGKDGEAGREIQVWVQREEKTVCGLTKHSTCADVVQALLEDQGACAEPERGAAADHCLLERWKGFERPLPPLTRILRLWAAWGDEQPFVQFALVRACDRAPRPGDPAAGREAGERAPAEYARALPVDRQRRMVRKAFRKLERIRERERAPPAGDGRVSGLVQVIISQDRALREQALRMRELDLEIERAERGLGPAPDASPGNCEPRPADELEQLDAQLERHRDLVERLSRDIDAELWGAWRAGGGGEEPPGPGGGPRASADAAETERVRRELEQSMFCGLALHAQLAELERELELSGAVLGSQGQECEGLAAQLSALCLTDPADGAGTPCWTESAAGRTELQKALSQGDGADTDSDTGISSTHSQDSLSPCGDVRPPLETQV; this comes from the exons ATGGCACCGTTCGGAAAGAAGTTTCTGAAAGCGCGCTTGAAAAACAG GGCCGAGGGCAAGGATGGCGAGGCGGGGCGGGAGATCCAGGTGTGGGTGCAGCGGGAGGAGAAGACCGTGTGCGGCCTCACCAAGCACAGCACGTGTGCGGACGTGGTCCAGGCCCTGCTGGAGGACCAGGGCGCGTGCGCGGAGCCCGAGAGGGGCGCGGCCGCGGACCACTGCCTCCTGGAGCGGTGGAAGGGCTTCGAGCGGCCCCTGCCCCCGCTCACCCGGATCCTGCGCCTGTGGGCGGCGTGGGGCGACGAGCAGCCCTTCGTGCAGTTCGCCCTGGTGAGGGCGTGCGACCGCGCCCCGCGCCCCGGAGACCCCGCGGCGGGGCGGGAGGCCGGGGAGCGGGCCCCGGCGGAGTACGCGCGGGCCCTCCCGGTGGACCGGCAGAGGAGGATGGTGAGGAAGGCCTTCAGGAAGCTGGAGAGGATCCGCGAGCGGGAGAGAGCGCCCCCCGCTGGGGACGGGCGGGTCAGCGGGCTGGTGCAGGTGATCATCTCCCAGGACCGGGCTCTGAGGGAGCAGGCCCTGCGGATGCGCGAGCTGGACCTGGAGATCGAGCGGGCGGAGCGGGGGCTGGGGCCGGCCCCGGACGCCTCTCCCGGGAACTGCGAGCCTCGCCCCGCGGAcgagctggagcagctggacGCACAGCTGGAGCGGCACCGGGACCTGGTGGAGCGGCTGTCCCGCGACATCGACGCGGAGCTGTGGGGCGcgtggcgggcgggcgggggaggggaggagccgCCGGGGCCGGGCGGGGGGCCCCGGGCCTCCGCGGACGCGGCGGAGACGGAGCGGGTCAGGAGGGAGCTGGAGCAGAGCATGTTCTGCGGGCTGGCCCTGCACGCCCAGCTGGCCGAGCTGGAGCGGGAGCTGGAGCTGAGCGGGGCCGTGCTGGGCTCCCAGGGCCAGGAGTGCGAGGGCCTGGCCGCGCAGCTGAGCGCGCTGTGCCTGACCGACCCGGCCGACGGCGCCGGCACCCCCTGCTGGACGGAGTCTGCGGCGGGCCGGACGGAGCTCCAGAAGGCCCTCTCTCAGGGCGACGGGGCCGACACCGATTCGGACACGGGGATCAGCTCCACCCACAGCCAGGACTCCCTGTCCCCCTGCGGGGACGTACGCCCCCCCCTGGAGACCCAGGTCTAA